The sequence below is a genomic window from Candidatus Neomarinimicrobiota bacterium.
AGTGTTATGCCGTCGGCGTTAATGAACTGTTTGCGGTTGAAGACTTCTTTACGGTGGAGTTTGAAGGAGAACAGGTAGAATTGAAGCAAGAAAACAGTGTAGCAGTTTAACTTTTTACCATTCTAAGATGTTTAAAATGGTCAAATGAAAAACGTGACTAAATCCATTACAACAGACGATCTGGCCTTTTCGGCCTATCTGCGGATGAAAGAATTTCCACTCATCACATCAAATCAGAATAACGGCAAGAGCACTTTCACGTTTGAAATCAGGGAGTGTGATACCGAAGCGCTGAAAGTGGAGTTCGTTAATAGTCGCTTTTTGAGCTACTATAACGAATTGAGAAACTTAAAGAAACTGCTATAACT
It includes:
- a CDS encoding DUF5659 domain-containing protein — its product is MKNVTKSITTDDLAFSAYLRMKEFPLITSNQNNGKSTFTFEIRECDTEALKVEFVNSRFLSYYNELRNLKKLL